The DNA sequence aaaactgaccatcctaccaatcctcaactttggcgatgtcatttacaaaatagcctccaataccctactcaacaaattggatgcagtctatcacagtgcaatccgttttgtcaccaaagccccatatactacccaccattgcgacctgtacgctctcgttggctggccctcgcttcatactcattgccaaacccactggctccatgtcatctacaagaccctgctaggtaaagtccccccttatctcagctcgctggtcaccatagcatatcccacctgtagcacacgctccagcaggtatatctctctagtcacccccaaaaccaattctttctttggccgcctctccttccagttctctgctgccaatgactggaacgaactacaaaaatctctgaaactggaaacacttatctccctcactagctttaagcaccaactgtcagagcagctcacagattactgcacctgtacatagcccacctataatttagcccaaacaactacctctttcccaattgtatttaattaattaattaattttgctcctttgcaccccattatttttatttctactttgcacattcttccattgcaaaactaccattccagtgttttacttgctatattgtatttactttgccaccatggccttttttgcctttacctcccttctcacctcatttgctcacattgtatatagacttgtttatactgtattattgactgtatgtttgttttactccatgtgtaactctgtgtcgttgtatctgtcgaactgctttgctttatcttggccaggtcgcaattgtaaatgagaacttgttctcaacttgcctacctggttaaataaaggtaaaataaaataaataaataaaatacaaagatGCATACCCAGTCTCTGATGGTTGGGAATACTTTCCACCGTTAGTTAAagtacaaacatgcacacacacacacacacacacacacacactggtcgaatcaacattgtttccacatcatttcaattacattatgttgaatcaacgtggaatagATATGTTGAATTGACGTGCCTAGTGGGATTGTATCATCACTTGGAAAGGGGAGGCTGGATACAGTCTGTTGAAGATGAAGTGATCTAATCGTTAGCCTTCAGGCACTCTGAACTCTACTTGCAGACAGTGATAACCTCACGTCTTTGGGATAAACTGCCTGGCTAGATTCTACCTACAGTTTCCACCCTACAGAGCAACTCACTTGTGTCCATTGCAGCAGATTTCATCCTGAGGGTTGTAGGTCTCTTCTCCACAGCAGTGTTTGCCTGGATTGTTGAGATGAACGCGTGACTCACACACCATGTCACGGGATGGCCGATACAAGTGGCCACCTGTGGAGCACTGGTGCCCAGCCTCCACCCCACGGTGCAACCTCTGGTTACAGCACAGCACCCGTCGTTCCTCTACAGCATAGGGAGTTTTACCACAGcactgggagagacacacaccagtCAGCAGGGTAtcaacacacgcgcacacacaaataacagacacacacacatacagacatctTCATGCACTCACAAACCATAGCATGCAAATACACAAAattcacacacaatcacaaaagAAAGCGCTAGAAAAGAAAGTCTGACTTTCTTACCAGTAAACCTGTGCACACATCTTCTACCGACAGAGTGCCGTGATAGAAAAGAGACCCAAAGAGAGCTCTCGTTACTCGTCAGGTACACTCTCACACTGAAGAGGGGCTGTACTACTCTAATTGGTTGCGGAATGGGGCTTAAGTAAATATCTGTGCGGACTAAACTGACATAGTACAGCATATAGCCAAAGTAAAGCTTTCACCACTACAAATAGTCCTTGTTACTGGCAAATCATGGGGCAGATTTTCTCCCTGATATACTTTTAGATCAAACAGCACTCTAGGACATTGGCTTGGAGTATAGGACACCCACTTCCAACTGGGGCCCTGTCTAAACATTCTGAGTGTATTGAAACTAGTCTGTGGACAACGTATAGTTTGACACTTTTAGTTATTTTGAccattaacattttttttttacaaacacatCCGTTTACAGTACAGCATTGTCTTCATGCCTTGACAAACAACTACTCAACAAGTGGGTGGATGATACATTCATTTGACTGAGATTAGCACATTTTTATGTTGCGGAGGAGGTTCAGTGAACTAAATTTAGCTGTAGGCCTAAGCTCTGTGGGCTAATGGACTCACCAGGTTTTTCCCAAGCACCCTGTGAGAAATCTGTCCGGCACAGCAGATGTTGATATCTGGATTGTAAACCTGAGAGCCGCAGCTAGCAACATTGTAGGGACCTGGttagagagatgggaaggagggaagaCAGAGATGGTGATGACTCGCATGAAAAAAATACTTGTTTGCTATAGACATCTATAGAACTTACTgcggcattcagaaagtattcagacccctagacatTTCCCAAatttcgttacgttacagccttattctaaaattgatcaaattgattattttcctcctcaatctacacacaataccccacaatgacaaaccgaaaacaggtttttagaaatgattgCAAACGTATAAAGAAAagaagaaataccttatttacataagtaatcagaccctttgctatgagactcgaaattgagctcaggtgcatctgtttccattgatcatccttgatgtttctacaacttgattgggagtccacctgtggtaaattcaactaactggacattatttggaaaggcacacacctgtctatataaggtcccacagttgactgtggatgtcagagcaaaaaccatgccatgaggtcAAATAAATTGTCCCTAAGACAGGATTGTGCCAAGGCaaaggtctggggaagggtaccaaaatgtcTTCatcattaaaggtccccaagaacacagtgtcttccatcattcttaaaacggaagaagtttggaaacaccaagactcttcctagagctggctgcccggccaaactgagcaattggggggagaagggccttggtcagggaggtgaccaagaacctgagctccagagttcctctttggagatgggagaaccttcctgaaggacaaccatctctgcagcactccaccaatcaggcctttatggaagtggcctgaagccactcctcagtaaaaggcacatgacagcacacttggagtttgccaaaagacacctaaaggactctcagaccatgacaaacaagattctctggtttgatgaaaccaagattgaactctttggcctgaatgccaagagtcacatctagaggaaacctggcaccatccctacggtgaagcatgatggtggcagcatcatgctgtggggatgtttttcagtggcagggactgggagactagtcaggatcgagggaaagatgaacggagcaaagtacagagagatccttgacgaaaaccttctccagagcactgaagacctcagactggggcaaaggttcacattccaacaggacaacaaccctaagcacacagctttctAAATATCGTATAATACAATTATAAAACCACTAACTATGagatttcaccttccttataactgtaaaatacatatttgtatgtttagtgttAGAGAAATGTACATCTTTTCTAAAAGTCCCTCTTGCTCCCACTGCTGTAAACATCACACAGAGCTCttgcttggcttcctgaacttgtTAGGAACCCGCCTTTCACCCCATATCAATGTTGTCCATCTATGACGAACATAACgttttttgtttaaaatctatgaaTTATTTTAGATGAATGGCTGTAAATCAAACTCAATGTGCTATGATGTAAGGATTGAGGGCTAGGGTTGGACAATATTACGATATAAATCAGAAATCAACGATGTTTGATAGACATCGTCAATGGCAATAACACCGTGATGCGACAGACGATAATTTAACCTACAGTTGGCAAGACAAAGTAtctgaaccctttggaattacctggatttctgcataaatttgacataaaatttgatctgaccttcatctaaatcacaacaatagacaaactcaGTGTGCTGAAACTATTGACacaaattattatatttttcttgtctatattgaatacatcatttaaacattcacagtgtaggttggaaaaagtatctgaacccctaggctaatgacttctccaaaagctaattgggagttaggagtcaactaacctggagtcGAATCAATGAGACGAGTTAGAGGTTAgagccattccagccattacaatgagcctgtccacctatagctcttcccaccagcctccgatacaaaaacaaaataaaaaatcaaaCTAGTCGGACACCTTGTGCTGTCTTACATGGGTTGCGGCTGAGTATTCCTTCACAGCAGGTCTGGTGACGCAAGTAACGCTTCCCTTGGAGAGATGTAGGGTTCTCACAGCAACCCTCTGTTGTTGGGTTAAAACAGGCACCTCGACCACAGGGCCTCTCCCCTGGCATACTGGAGGcatgcagagagcgagagagatgcaaTACAACAACATGCACCTACACATACATAAACAATAAACGTATatgtacacaaacacaagcaTAGTTGTGAAAAACCATGTTAAAAAACAATCATTGTTACGTTTCTAATTATTCCACCACTCTTTTTCTACAGACAAAAGGTTACCAGTTAAACTCCCTTCTTGTGCTTGTTGGCAGGCCATTCAATATCTCGGGCCTCGGCCAAAAGCCACAAGGAAAATAAAGCAATCCCTGACACCTGCAGATTGTTCAGTTAATTTGAAATCTATTGACATGTAGTGGTAGTTTGAATGATATTGCATAATTTGAAACAGATGCCACCCCCAATGTGGCTTTTAGCAACTGAGACATCAAAATTGTTATTTGAAACCCTGACTGTTAATGAAATGGTTGAATggaacattaaataaataaaagtgaggTTCTTTATACGGATGAAGGCAACCTTTACCAGTTTGGAGAACTCGCATCAATTCCCTTCAgctgaaaaaaaagagagaacaaAATACACACAAAGATGACAAACGATCATAATGTGAAGTTTCATTACAGCCATACAAAACTAGCAGGTTGGCTTTTTACTAACATTATAACTTGATGATGCACAGCAGCTTGCATTGAGAGGCTCTGGGGATAGTGTTTcagagcagcagcagtggctttgCTGGTCAAACTGGTGGTCTCCACAGCATCGGTGGTGACTGGACATTTTGGCCAGGACCTTCCTTCCTTTGACAATATTTCCACAGCAAAGCTGGTGGTCTTCATTGTAAAGCTCTGTGGGACAGGTAATAACAATTGATGAGATTTACTGTTTAAAAGAACTCAAGAGCTTTCAAGTGCTACAGTGTTACAAGCTTGACATTGTGAAGGGGAGTGAGTGAACACAGAAGCCGTGAGGTGAAGGTGGTTGTCACAATGAGAATCGGGAAACATCTCCCAAACAGCATTCTGAGTAGACAGACCGCCACTGGGAAATACAGTTTGAGAGCCAAGTCTAAAATGTACACTACAACACCACCTCTGTTTATGTCCTTGGGAAGACTAgccttgtttccattgatcatccttgagatgtttctacaacttcagtggagtctacctgtggtaaattcaattgattggacatgatttggagaggcacacacatgtctatataaggtcccacagttgacagtgtatgtcagagcaaaaaccaccccatgagattgaaggaattgtccgtggagatccacagatctggagaagggtaccaaaacatttctgcagcattgacggtccccaagaacacagtggcctccatcattcttaaatggaagaagtttcaacccaccaagaatcttcctagagctggccgaccgtcagggagatgaccaagaacccgatggtcactctgacagagctacagagttcctctgtggagatgggagaaccttccagaaggacaaccatcactgcagcactccaccaatagcCTTTTTCAATAAATATGGAGTTAGACTTAGCCAACTATTAACGTGATGCAAGAGTAGGCCTACAATGTAGATTGTAGACGAAGCGGAGAGTGCCAAAATCTGCGTAAAATGTCTGATAGCATTTATCTCACTCACCTCTCCAATGTCGGATGATCATGGGCCTCTCGAATGGCTTGTTTTAAAAGCTTAATTTCCCTTTTTATCCCATTTCCCATTTTATTTGAATGCGACTTGTTGGTCCAAGCATATCTTTCATGATCAACTTTCAAATGAATATAAGAGGCCAGTAACCAAGTTCTATCTCAGAAAGTTATGCTTGTGAATAGTCTAAATAAAAGTATGATATggtaataatgagagagagagaaccaacaaTTGCAAGATAGAATAATCGAATGGGCCTCCACTTGaccaaaactttttggaaaaaCAAGTTGTGTGCCGCCGGAAAATCCTTGCAAACCTGGAACAAAAACAAACCTAAAACTGAAACAAAAAATAAACGTTTGCCTATAAACCCACATTTGGATAGGCAACAAATTACAAAACCaataaattaaacaaaacaaGTATGAAATTAACCAAATAAATTACAGTGCAAATAGGTTTAAGGCACACAACAGAATATTCTAGCCTAGGCTACATTTATTTTGAGGAAGACATCTGTGAATACAGGCGTTTgaaaatgtaacaaataaaaagTGCAATGAAGAACCATTCTGACCATATTTCTTTTCATTATATATTAACCTACCTAAAGGTTTCTAGCAAGGAACACAAGCATGTTCACCTTTTTTGGCTTTAATAGACTGCAGAGTGGGGTAACAATATATTGCCTGCTGTAGGCAGTTTGAAAtgcacactataacaccacctctgttattgCCTTTGGggagaacaaaacaaacacagctACATCATCAATGATTACAGCAAACACGTCAATAGACTGCACCTCACTGACCTTTTCCACAACACTTGGCATGGGGTTGGGTCCTGTTCAGGATCCGTGAGTCACAACACAGTTGGTTGAGTGGGTCGTAGGCCCTCAACCCACAGCAATCTGACACCAGCTGGCTTACATTCAGAGTCAGTTGACCTGCAATGGTTGAATCACAGATAAACACCCACACAGCATATCAATTCAAATTCAGGAGGTGCTGAAAAAAGTATGATTTTAACCCATTTACCAGGTTCGAGTGAATAGGTACAGCAGGAAGCCTGGGTGAGGTTAAAGGCTCTGCTTCCACAGCAGGACAGTCCCGCCCCTTTATGCCGTACTCCTTCACAGCAGGTGAAATCTAGACCGCTATAATTAACCCCGCCGCAGACGTGATCTCTGGGAGACCTGAAAGGCAGAGGCTCATCTTCATGTCTAGAGGGCATTTATCTTCGTCTATATGCAGCACATAAACTAGACATAGACAAACTGGAGTCACAATGCTCACAAATACAGT is a window from the Oncorhynchus tshawytscha isolate Ot180627B linkage group LG14, Otsh_v2.0, whole genome shotgun sequence genome containing:
- the LOC112266661 gene encoding uncharacterized protein LOC112266661 isoform X1, translated to MERNTMTTPLRMFVLLTLPCYSTHGQINAFGIPVSVHAGKFYGTSPRDHVCGGVNYSGLDFTCCEGVRHKGAGLSCCGSRAFNLTQASCCTYSLEPGQLTLNVSQLVSDCCGLRAYDPLNQLCCDSRILNRTQPHAKCCGKELYNEDHQLCCGNIVKGRKVLAKMSSHHRCCGDHQFDQQSHCCCSETLSPEPLNASCCASSSYNLKGIDASSPNCMPGERPCGRGACFNPTTEGCCENPTSLQGKRYLRHQTCCEGILSRNPCKTAQGPYNVASCGSQVYNPDINICCAGQISHRVLGKNLCCGKTPYAVEERRVLCCNQRLHRGVEAGHQCSTGGHLYRPSRDMVCESRVHLNNPGKHCCGEETYNPQDEICCNGHKHRRLGNMSCCGGKGYSPSTGQMKCCAGTLYDLQVQGRLTEDAQCCGNILMEAGSTQTCCSAPGLDLLYPTQSGFTCCGHRYPNSSLWSCCAGVLHPRSERNTTSMNMIPGPWLLPLGDLKTEDLCYTEVLLGTVESVSMKMNERSIVMVNAMSLLASHGNVSTLPSPLYHTLPDHCSSPELVPGNTYIWVKTGFISDLSDHSSPLHSILSRC
- the LOC112266661 gene encoding uncharacterized protein LOC112266661 isoform X2, with product MERNTMTTPLRMFVLLTLPCYSTHGQINAFGIPVSVHAGKFYGTSPRDHVCGGVNYSGLDFTCCEGVRHKGAGLSCCGSRAFNLTQASCCTYSLEPGQLTLNVSQLVSDCCGLRAYDPLNQLCCDSRILNRTQPHAKCCGKELYNEDHQLCCGNIVKGRKVLAKMSSHHRCCGDHQFDQQSHCCCSETLSPEPLNASCCASSSYNLKGIDASSPNCMPGERPCGRGACFNPTTEGCCENPTSLQGKRYLRHQTCCEGILSRNPCPYNVASCGSQVYNPDINICCAGQISHRVLGKNLCCGKTPYAVEERRVLCCNQRLHRGVEAGHQCSTGGHLYRPSRDMVCESRVHLNNPGKHCCGEETYNPQDEICCNGHKHRRLGNMSCCGGKGYSPSTGQMKCCAGTLYDLQVQGRLTEDAQCCGNILMEAGSTQTCCSAPGLDLLYPTQSGFTCCGHRYPNSSLWSCCAGVLHPRSERNTTSMNMIPGPWLLPLGDLKTEDLCYTEVLLGTVESVSMKMNERSIVMVNAMSLLASHGNVSTLPSPLYHTLPDHCSSPELVPGNTYIWVKTGFISDLSDHSSPLHSILSRC